Below is a genomic region from Aquipuribacter hungaricus.
ACGCTGTGGGGCCCGGCTCCGGAGCTGGCGCTCGTCGCCGTCGCCCTGCTCCTCGTGCTCGGCCACGGCGTCGTGACGGCGCGGGCGCAGGGGCCGCGCCGGTGAGCGCGCGCACCGTCGTCTGCGTCCCCACCTACGACGAGATCGAGTCGCTCCCGCCCCTGCTCGACCGGCTGTTCGCGGCGCGCCCGGACGTCGACGTCCTTGTCGTCGACGACGGCAGCCCCGACGGGACCGGCCGGTGGGCCGACGAGCGCGCCGCGGCCGAGCCCCGGCTGCACGTGCTGCACCGCAGCGGCAAGCAGGGCCTGGGGGCGGCGTACCTGGCCGGCTTCGCCTGGGCGCTCGGGCGCGGCTACGACGTGGTGTGCGAGATGGACGCCGACGGCTCGCACGCCCCCGAGCAGCTCGGCGGGCTGCTCGCCGCGGTGGCGGGCGGCGCCGACCTGGCCATCGGCTCTCGCTGGGTGCCCGGCGGCGAGGTGCGCAACTGGCCGTGGACCCGCCGGGTGCTCAGCCGCGGCGGCAACACCTACACCCGCCTCGTGCTGGGGATCGGCGTGCGGGACGCCACCGCCGGCTTCCGGGCGTTCTCCGCGCACGCCCTGCGGACCCTGCCGCTGGCCGACGTCGCCTCGGCCGGCTACTGCTTCCAGGTCGACCTGGCCTGGCGCGCCTCCCGCTGCGGGCTGCGCGTCGTCGAGGTGCCCATCACGTTCGTCGAGCGCGAGGCCGGGGCGTCCAAGATGTCCGGCGGCATCGTCCGCGAGGCGCTGTGGCGGGTCACGGTGTGGGGCGTGCGGCACCGGCTCCAGCAGGTGCGCGCCCTGCTCCCGGCCGGCCGCGGGGCCCCCGTGCGCGGCTGAGCCCTGCGCGTCACGTGCTCGCGCAGGGCCCAGGTGTGCAGGGGACCGGCCCCGCAGGGGGGCCGGTCAGGTCAGGCGGACCGGGGCAGCTTGCCGTCGCGGAGCAGCGACAGCCGCTCCTCGAGCAGCACCTCGAGCTCGGCGATGGTGCGCCGCTCGAGGAGCATGTCCCAGTGCGTCCGCTGGGGCCGCGTGGGCTTGGGCTCGGGGCGCGACGCGTCCCGCAGCAGGGCCTCGGCCCCGCACCGGCACTCCCACAGCGCCGGGACCTCGGCCTCGACCGAGAAGGGCACGACCACGGTGTGGCCGTTGGGACAGATGTACGTCGCGGGGCGGCGGGGGGCCGCCTCCACCCCGGTGTCGGACTCCATGCTGACGCCCCCGAGCCGAGAACCACGCAGGCTGCTTCGCTCAGCCATCTCACACCTCCGTCTGGCAGCGGCGCGCTCCCGGACGGGTGCGCCACCACTGCTACGTCACCAGAACGCCTCCCGGATGCACGGTGTTCCGGTATGTCCCCCTGCGGCGGCGGTGCTGCTGGTCACAGGCGGGACGGGAATGGTATGGACGGCGCTGCCTAGACGACCTCGGGGACCTCGTTGCCGGCGTCGGTGATGCCCTTGCGGACGTCGACGCGCAGCAGCAGCAGCCCGCCGAGGACGAAGAACGCGACGACCGCGAGGATGCTCAGCCGGAACGAGCCGGTCACCTGCTGGACGATGCCGAAGGTCAGCGTGCCGAACCACGACGTCCCGCGCTCGGCCGCCTGGTAGAG
It encodes:
- a CDS encoding polyprenol monophosphomannose synthase encodes the protein MSARTVVCVPTYDEIESLPPLLDRLFAARPDVDVLVVDDGSPDGTGRWADERAAAEPRLHVLHRSGKQGLGAAYLAGFAWALGRGYDVVCEMDADGSHAPEQLGGLLAAVAGGADLAIGSRWVPGGEVRNWPWTRRVLSRGGNTYTRLVLGIGVRDATAGFRAFSAHALRTLPLADVASAGYCFQVDLAWRASRCGLRVVEVPITFVEREAGASKMSGGIVREALWRVTVWGVRHRLQQVRALLPAGRGAPVRG
- a CDS encoding RNA polymerase-binding protein RbpA; this translates as MAERSSLRGSRLGGVSMESDTGVEAAPRRPATYICPNGHTVVVPFSVEAEVPALWECRCGAEALLRDASRPEPKPTRPQRTHWDMLLERRTIAELEVLLEERLSLLRDGKLPRSA